In a genomic window of Streptomyces sp. BHT-5-2:
- a CDS encoding MMPL family transporter, translating into MSNATRTTTAGSPPPGPGLGKRADRSRLAALGRLLVRRRVRVLIAVLLAVAAAVPIGGGVADRLSGGGFTDPAAESSKAEKFLAERFGSGAPNLVLLARTSGSVDDPRAAADGRDLSARLTHEPGVLSVASYWTTPHALASPLRARDGRSALVLLRLRGDEDRVRDIAKDLVPRFTGRQGVLRLSATGTGQVYVEVQKQSDQDLFRAEAYAAPVMLLILLFVFGSTVAAVLPLLIGVCSILGTFVVLRVLSELTSVSVYAVNITTALGLGLAIDYSLFIVTRYREERARGLDTAEAVAQSVRTAGRTVLFSALTVALSLSALLVFPLYFLRSFAYAGVAVVALSAIAALVVLPAVLGLLGPRIDALDVRRLFRRGPRPGADHDTLAGPAAGTATGGFWRRLATAVMRRPVLCAAGVITLLVLLGLPFTRVSFGLIDDRVLPAGAPAHRTAQFVREEFPSRENSALSVVLPTVSGSADRERIAAYAARLSTLPDVARVDTVTGSYAAGRQVVAASVASFAADHAGWLSVVPSVEPDSSAGVELAERLRAYRAPGPVLVGGDGAELADTRDALAARLPEAALIIGATTVVLLFLFTGSVLVPFKAVLLNLLSLTATFGAMVYVFQEGHLRSLVGDFTVTGSVDISIPVLMFCVAFGLSMDYEVFLLSRIKEVYTETGDNTQAVAAGLARTGRLVSAAAVLVAVVMLALATSGITFLKLLGVGLALAVLLDATLVRGVLVPAVMRLAGRANWWAPPPLRRLHRKLGLWHAGD; encoded by the coding sequence GTGTCCAACGCCACCAGAACCACCACCGCCGGAAGCCCGCCCCCCGGACCCGGGCTCGGGAAGCGGGCCGACCGTTCCCGGCTCGCCGCTCTCGGACGTCTCCTGGTCCGGCGCCGCGTACGCGTACTGATTGCCGTGCTGCTGGCCGTGGCAGCCGCCGTCCCGATCGGCGGGGGTGTCGCCGACCGGCTGTCCGGCGGTGGCTTCACCGACCCGGCGGCGGAGTCGTCGAAGGCCGAGAAGTTCCTCGCCGAACGCTTCGGATCGGGTGCGCCCAACCTGGTGCTACTGGCCCGCACCTCAGGTTCGGTCGATGACCCGCGGGCCGCGGCCGACGGTCGAGACCTCAGCGCCCGGCTCACCCACGAGCCGGGCGTGCTCTCGGTCGCGTCGTATTGGACGACCCCGCACGCGCTGGCGTCGCCGCTGAGGGCCCGTGACGGGCGCTCGGCGCTGGTGCTCCTGCGGCTGAGGGGCGACGAGGACCGGGTACGGGACATCGCGAAGGACCTGGTGCCCCGTTTCACCGGCCGTCAGGGGGTGCTGAGGCTCTCCGCGACCGGGACCGGGCAGGTGTACGTGGAAGTCCAGAAGCAGAGCGACCAGGATCTCTTCCGGGCCGAAGCGTACGCGGCCCCGGTCATGCTGCTGATCCTGCTCTTCGTCTTCGGCAGTACGGTGGCGGCCGTCCTGCCCCTGCTCATCGGTGTGTGTTCCATCCTGGGCACTTTCGTCGTGCTGAGGGTCCTGTCCGAACTGACCTCGGTGTCCGTCTACGCCGTCAACATCACCACGGCGCTGGGGCTGGGACTGGCCATCGACTACAGCCTGTTCATCGTCACCCGTTACCGGGAGGAGAGGGCGCGTGGCCTGGACACCGCGGAGGCGGTCGCGCAGAGCGTCCGCACGGCCGGGCGCACCGTGCTGTTCTCCGCGCTGACGGTGGCGCTCTCGCTCTCGGCCCTGCTGGTCTTCCCGCTGTACTTCCTGCGCTCCTTCGCCTACGCGGGCGTGGCAGTGGTAGCGCTCTCGGCCATCGCGGCCCTGGTGGTACTGCCCGCGGTGCTCGGACTGCTCGGCCCACGGATCGACGCGCTGGACGTGCGGCGGCTGTTCCGCCGCGGACCGCGACCAGGCGCCGACCACGACACGTTGGCCGGGCCGGCGGCCGGGACCGCGACGGGCGGCTTCTGGCGCCGGCTCGCCACTGCCGTCATGCGGCGGCCGGTGCTGTGTGCGGCCGGAGTGATCACCTTGCTGGTGTTGCTCGGCCTGCCGTTCACCCGGGTCTCCTTCGGCCTCATCGACGACCGGGTCCTGCCCGCCGGCGCGCCCGCGCACCGTACGGCACAGTTCGTGCGGGAGGAGTTCCCGAGCCGTGAGAACTCCGCCCTGTCCGTGGTACTGCCCACCGTCAGTGGCTCCGCCGACCGCGAGCGGATCGCCGCCTACGCCGCCCGCCTGTCGACTCTGCCGGACGTGGCCCGGGTGGACACCGTCACAGGCTCCTACGCCGCAGGACGGCAGGTGGTGGCCGCGTCCGTGGCCTCCTTCGCCGCGGACCATGCCGGCTGGCTGTCCGTGGTGCCCTCGGTCGAGCCGGACTCCTCCGCCGGCGTCGAACTCGCGGAGCGGTTGCGGGCGTACCGCGCACCGGGCCCGGTGCTCGTCGGAGGCGACGGTGCGGAACTCGCGGACACACGTGACGCGCTCGCCGCCCGGCTGCCCGAGGCGGCGCTGATCATCGGTGCCACGACGGTGGTGCTGCTGTTTCTGTTCACCGGCAGTGTGCTGGTCCCGTTCAAGGCCGTACTGCTCAACCTGCTCAGCCTGACCGCGACCTTCGGCGCGATGGTGTACGTGTTCCAGGAAGGCCATCTACGGTCCCTGGTCGGCGACTTCACGGTCACCGGCTCGGTGGATATCTCCATTCCGGTACTGATGTTCTGCGTCGCATTCGGACTTTCCATGGACTACGAAGTGTTCCTGCTTTCTCGGATCAAGGAGGTGTACACCGAGACCGGGGACAACACCCAGGCGGTCGCCGCCGGGTTGGCGCGCACGGGGCGCCTGGTCAGCGCTGCGGCCGTACTCGTCGCCGTCGTCATGCTCGCGCTGGCCACGTCGGGGATCACCTTCCTGAAGCTGCTGGGCGTGGGCCTGGCGCTGGCCGTGCTGCTGGACGCCACGCTGGTGCGCGGCGTGCTGGTGCCGGCCGTGATGAGACTCGCCGGACGGGCGAACTGGTGGGCGCCACCTCCACTGCGCCGCCTCCACCGCAAGCTGGGGTTGTGGCATGCCGGGGATTGA